A portion of the Archocentrus centrarchus isolate MPI-CPG fArcCen1 chromosome 19, fArcCen1, whole genome shotgun sequence genome contains these proteins:
- the LOC115798577 gene encoding nucleolar transcription factor 1-like isoform X1, which produces MSHADMEAEEAEWTKANVQKLLAAMKTSIPESERTIAYNRGLKTLDWEKVAFPPFSPEECQQKWREIFLKMRKARSLTELIVEAEEVISDPVKNKKIHPAFLKRPRPVTAIYFSENYSKLQKQHPGMKNSGLMKIAIKQFKKLPDKKKAPYVDQFKNSFKEYTEKKLEIRKKYKISNRKCKKIKLDPKKTPAVELDKDDDCLPPKPPVSGYILFCKEMSEKEDVPKKSCVSEWSQRWRNLSEKERRAYITRCKELKNQYSTKLRDYLKGFEKDEQQQILHENKLKMPVMQKISNKTYKELLPGEPKKPSTCAYLSFWQEQMELLKEEIPNVRNRFAVVSKMWHKLSMKKKEQYKLKIQENLKKYSMELTEWFEMLTADEQEDYRKCNHHKLQFLDQMHVEVYDREELYLKQPSDSEDEATDNSSSDDEDKNVLDLNEEDDEEEEEEDDVMFEMYL; this is translated from the exons ATGAGTCACGCTGACATGGAGGCGGAAGAAGCTG AATGGACCAAGGCAAACGTCCAGAAGCTTCTTGCTGCAATGAAAACCAGCATTCCAGAAAGTGAGAGAACGATCGCTTATAACCGAGGACTGAAAACTCTAGACTGGGAGAAAGTGGCTTTCCCTCCTTTTTCTCCCGAGGAATGTCAACAAAAGTGGAGAGAGATATTTCTGAAG ATGCGGAAGGCTCGCAGCCTCACAGAACTTATTGTTGAAGCTGAAGAAGTCATTTCTGATCCTGTCAAGAACAAAAAG ATCCATCCAGCGTTCCTGAAGAGACCCAGGCCCGTAACTGCCATCTATTTCTCTGAAAACTATTCCAAGCTTCAGAAGCAGCATCCAGGGATGAAAAACTCGGGTTTGATGAAGATCGCGATCAAGCAGTTCAAGAAGCTTCCAGATAAAAAGAAG GCTCCGTATGTGGATCAATTCAAGAATTCATTTAAAGAATACACTGAAAAGAAGCTGGAAATAAG gaaaaaatataaaatatccaATCGgaagtgcaaaaaaataaagttggaCCCTAAAAAGACCCCAGCTGTGGAGTTGGATAAGGATGATGATTGTCTGCCTCCCAAGCCCCCTGT AAGTGGCTATATTTTATTCTGCAAAGAAATGTCAGAGAAGGAGGATGTCCCCAAAAAATCCTGTGTAAGCGAGTGGTCCCAAAGGTGGCGAAATTTAAGTGAAAAAGAGAGGAGAGCATACATCACACGCTGCAAAGAG TTGAAGAACCAGTACTCTACTAAGCTGCGTGACTATCTAAAG GGGTTTGAAAAGGACGAGCAGCAGCAGATCCTCCATGAGAATAAACTCAAAATGCCTGTAATGCAAAAG ATTTCCAATAAAACATACAAGGAATTACTACCTGGCGAGCCCAAGAAGCCATCCAC TTGTGCTTATTTAAGTTTCTGGCAAGAACAAATGGAACTTCTGAAAGAGGAGATCCCAAATGTACGAAACCGCTTTGCTGTGGTCAGCAAAATGTGGCACAAACTCTCCATGAAAAAGAAGGAACAgtacaaattaaaaatacaggaaaatctgaaaaaatacTCCATGGAGCTGACGGAGTGGTTTGAG atgCTGACAGCAGATGAGCAGGAGGACTATCGGAAATGTAACCATCAT AAATTGCAATTTCTGGATCAGATGCATGTGGAAGTTTATGACAGGGAAGAACTATATTTGAAACAACCATCA GACTCAGAGGATGAAGCCACTgataacagcagcagtgatgatgaAGACAAGAACGTACTGGATTTGAATGAG gaggatgatgaggaggaagaggaagaagatgatgtCATGTTTGAGATGTATTTGTGA
- the LOC115798577 gene encoding nucleolar transcription factor 1-like isoform X2, with protein sequence MMRKARSLTELIVEAEEVISDPVKNKKIHPAFLKRPRPVTAIYFSENYSKLQKQHPGMKNSGLMKIAIKQFKKLPDKKKAPYVDQFKNSFKEYTEKKLEIRKKYKISNRKCKKIKLDPKKTPAVELDKDDDCLPPKPPVSGYILFCKEMSEKEDVPKKSCVSEWSQRWRNLSEKERRAYITRCKELKNQYSTKLRDYLKGFEKDEQQQILHENKLKMPVMQKISNKTYKELLPGEPKKPSTCAYLSFWQEQMELLKEEIPNVRNRFAVVSKMWHKLSMKKKEQYKLKIQENLKKYSMELTEWFEMLTADEQEDYRKCNHHKLQFLDQMHVEVYDREELYLKQPSDSEDEATDNSSSDDEDKNVLDLNEEDDEEEEEEDDVMFEMYL encoded by the exons Atg ATGCGGAAGGCTCGCAGCCTCACAGAACTTATTGTTGAAGCTGAAGAAGTCATTTCTGATCCTGTCAAGAACAAAAAG ATCCATCCAGCGTTCCTGAAGAGACCCAGGCCCGTAACTGCCATCTATTTCTCTGAAAACTATTCCAAGCTTCAGAAGCAGCATCCAGGGATGAAAAACTCGGGTTTGATGAAGATCGCGATCAAGCAGTTCAAGAAGCTTCCAGATAAAAAGAAG GCTCCGTATGTGGATCAATTCAAGAATTCATTTAAAGAATACACTGAAAAGAAGCTGGAAATAAG gaaaaaatataaaatatccaATCGgaagtgcaaaaaaataaagttggaCCCTAAAAAGACCCCAGCTGTGGAGTTGGATAAGGATGATGATTGTCTGCCTCCCAAGCCCCCTGT AAGTGGCTATATTTTATTCTGCAAAGAAATGTCAGAGAAGGAGGATGTCCCCAAAAAATCCTGTGTAAGCGAGTGGTCCCAAAGGTGGCGAAATTTAAGTGAAAAAGAGAGGAGAGCATACATCACACGCTGCAAAGAG TTGAAGAACCAGTACTCTACTAAGCTGCGTGACTATCTAAAG GGGTTTGAAAAGGACGAGCAGCAGCAGATCCTCCATGAGAATAAACTCAAAATGCCTGTAATGCAAAAG ATTTCCAATAAAACATACAAGGAATTACTACCTGGCGAGCCCAAGAAGCCATCCAC TTGTGCTTATTTAAGTTTCTGGCAAGAACAAATGGAACTTCTGAAAGAGGAGATCCCAAATGTACGAAACCGCTTTGCTGTGGTCAGCAAAATGTGGCACAAACTCTCCATGAAAAAGAAGGAACAgtacaaattaaaaatacaggaaaatctgaaaaaatacTCCATGGAGCTGACGGAGTGGTTTGAG atgCTGACAGCAGATGAGCAGGAGGACTATCGGAAATGTAACCATCAT AAATTGCAATTTCTGGATCAGATGCATGTGGAAGTTTATGACAGGGAAGAACTATATTTGAAACAACCATCA GACTCAGAGGATGAAGCCACTgataacagcagcagtgatgatgaAGACAAGAACGTACTGGATTTGAATGAG gaggatgatgaggaggaagaggaagaagatgatgtCATGTTTGAGATGTATTTGTGA
- the LOC115798560 gene encoding ataxin-7-like protein 3: MEEVSMSSLDNSKLEALAQDILSDLVEDACLGLCFEVHRAVKQGYFFLDDTDQESMRDFEIVDQPGLDVFGQVYNQWKNKECVCPNCSRSIAASRFAPHLEKCLGMGRNSSRIANRRIVTGNNANNKSESDQEDNDDVNDNDWSYGAEKKAKKRKSDKNPNSPRRSKSFKHKNSK, encoded by the exons ATGGAGGAGGTTTCAATGTCCAGCCTGGACAACAGCAAGCTGGAG GCCCTAGCGCAGGACATCCTGTCTGACCTGGTGGAGGATGCGTGCCTGGGTCTTTGCTTTGAGGTCCACCGGGCTGTAAAGCAGGGCTATTTTTTCCTGGATGACACGGACCAAGAAAGTATGAGGGACTTTG AAATTGTGGACCAGCCAGGACTGGATGTGTTTGGCCAGGTGTACAACCAGTGGAAAAACAAGGAGTGTGTATGTCCCAACTGTAGCCGGAGCATCGCTGCCTCACGCTTTGCTCCACACCTGGAGAAATGTCTGGGGATGGGACGTAACAGCAGCCGCATAGCCAACCGCAG AATAGTCACTGGTAATAACGCCAACAACAAGTCAGAGAGCGACCAAGAAGATAATGACGACGTCAACGATAACGATTGGTCTTATGGGGCAGAAAAGAAAG CCAAGAAAAGGAAATCTGATAAg AATCCAAACTCGCCAAGAAGATccaaatcattcaagcataagaACAGTAAGTGA
- the LOC115798721 gene encoding SWI/SNF-related matrix-associated actin-dependent regulator of chromatin subfamily D member 2-like has protein sequence MASRGGFTGPPMNPTMSPMNVGHAAGMRMPGMPQPPVGYPRSMSSVPQYPQRPGMPPSRVGGPMGSMGGQLPGPSYGSSSIPMRAGMGPPSMDVSRKRFLHQQHHHHQQQQEALGGLRRGAKRRKMADKVLPQRIRDLVPESQAYMDLLAFERKLDQTIARKRMEIQEAIKKPIMQKRKLRIYISNTYTPSKPRVRRREGVLLGAASRRQTPGGTWQAEEEVFIFLQKPGD, from the exons ATGGCATCAAGAGGAGGCTTCACGGGTCCTCCGATGAATCCGACTATGAGCCCCATGAATGTTGGACATGCCGCGGGCATGAGGATGCCAGGAATGCCACAGCCTCCGGTGGGATATCCCCGAAGCATGAGCAGCGTTCCCCAGTACCCCCAG CGCCCCGGGATGCCACCCAGCAGAGTCGGAGGCCCCATGGGGTCAATGGGGGGTCAGCTGCCTGGTCCCTCTTATGGTAGCAGTAGCATTCCCATGCGGGCAGGCATGGGACCCCCAAGCATGGATGTCTCAAGGAAACGGTTTCTTCACCAGCAGCACCACCATCACCAACAACAGCAAGAGGCGCTGGGAGGCCTCAGACGAGG AGCAAAAAGGCGCAAGATGGCCGACAAGGTTCTGCCACAGAGG ATCCGAGATCTGGTCCCAGAGTCCCAGGCTTACATGGACCTCCTGGCCTTTGAGAGGAAGTTGGACCAGACCATCGCTCGAAAGCGTATGGAGATTCAGGAAGCCATCAAGAAGCCCATTATG CAAAAGCGCAAGCTCAGGATCTACATTTCCAACACTTACACTCCCAGCAAGCCGAGGGTGAGGAGGCGAGAAGGTGTCCTCCTGGGAGCTGCGAGTCGAAGGCAAACTCCTGGAGGAA CCTGGCAAGCAGAAGAGGAAGTTTTCATCTTTCTTCAAAAGCCTGGTGATTGA